CCGATTCTTTTTAAAATGTCTAAAGCACCTTCAAGTAAATTATTATTAATGAAACGATTAAATCTAACTACAGCGATAGCAATTTTTGCTTTATTTGCCGTAGTACCGCCTTCAATAATATTCATAAAAATCCTTACTATTTATTATTTATTATGTAAATTACATTATTTATATTTGTGCATACACGTATTGTAGCATAACATTAAAATAACTGATAAACACAATATATTATATGTTTTTTGGCGTTAATCTTAAACGAATATCTGGTCCAATATTTTTTATGTCAATTAATTTAAATGTCTTAATATCATTAAGACATTTAATATTTGGCAATAAACATAAAGGTCGTGCATCAGATCCTAAAAATTTTATAGCTTGGTATAAAATAAGTTCATCTATTAATCCGATATCCAATAGTATTCCTGAAAAGGTAGCTCCTGCTTCTACCCAAATATTGTTAATTTCCCGATATGCAAGATACTGCATTAGTTCTATGAGATTTACGCGACGGTGGCCATAGTAATTAATTGATGGTAGTAATAATTGTTCTACTGCTGGAGGCCAATCTTGGTGATCTTTTTTTAAGCGAACAAGTAAAATTTTTCCTTCGTATCGCATAATACGATGTGTTGGAAGTACTCTATTTGCGCTATCAATAATTACTCGTAATGGTTGTCTAATTTTATTATTCGCATAAACACATTTTATTTCATCTGAAAAACATGACCAGCGTACATTCAATTTTGGATTATCTGCTAAAATGGTACTAGCAGTGGACAGAATGACATCACTTTCTGCGCGGAAATGCTGCACATCTTGACGTGCCTGAACAGATGTAATCCATTTACTTTCTCCAGAAGACATAGCTGTTCTGCCATCTAAAGATGCGGCTAATTTTAATTTGATCCATGGTAATCCAGTGCGTATACGTTTGATAAATCCTCGGTTTATTGATTCTGCTTCAGATAACATAAGGCTATTATGTCGTACTTCAATACCTGCTTGTTTTAATAAACGCAATCCTCTGCCTCTAGCATAAAAATGAGGATCTAGCATAGCTACTACAACACGTTTAATTCCTGCGCTAATCAATGCAGAAGTACAAGGGGGGGTACGTCCGTAATGGCTACATGGTTCTAAAGTAATATAAGCGGTTGCTCCTTGTGATAAATTTCCAGCAACACGTAATGCATGTATCTCAGCGTGTGCTTCACCAGCTCGTATATGATATCCTTCTCCTACAATTTTATTATTACGAACAATAACGCACCCTACGTTGGGGTTAGGCATTGTGGTAAAGCGCCCTTTCCATGCCAATTGTAATGCTCGTGTTAAATATGTTTTGTCATGCAGCATGATATGGATCTATTTTAGTATCCTAAGATTGTAAAACTAAATGTAATTTTTTACATAAGCTTGATTTTATCAATAACAATAATTATTTAGCATCCGATGCTATAAGAGCACATTTATTTAATTTTTTGATTATGTTATTATTAATATTTAGTGGTAAATTAAAATTGTAATTGTACATGCATACAATTTATGTGGCACACAGATTATTATAGATATAACTTTTTAAAATATAATTATATACTGATTGTAAGTTATGTTTTAAAAGACGATTGTATATCTAGTTAACGAACTAGATATATAAAATATCAATAGTAAAACATTTTATTTGGTTTAGTTATTTTTTAATAAAATGATTACGAGTAGTACCGAGTTTAAACGCTAACGCTGAAGCAATGTATATAGAAGACATTGTCCCAATAATAGAGCCAAGCAGCAAAGTTGTTACAAATCCGCGTAACATAGTTCCTCCAAAAATTAATAATATAAATAGTACCATAATAGTCGTAACTGAAGTTATAATAGTTCTATTTAGAACCTGACTTAATGATATATTAAAAATATCTATAGATGTTAATGTAGATATTCGACGGAAATTTTCTCTAATTCTATCAAAAATGACAATTTTGTCATTGATAGAGTAACCAATCGTTGACATTAATGCAGCAATAATGGTGGAGTCTATCTTGGTAGCCAGTAAAGATAAAGTACCTGAAACAACTATTATATCATATATTAAAGATACAACAACTCCAGTAGCTAATCTCCATTCAAAACGAAACGTTATATATATTAAGATACATATTAATGCTACTAATAAAGCTATTATTCCTGTATTTATTAATTGGTTACTAACACTTGGGCCAATCCAATTTGTTTGTTTAATAAAAAATTTTTGAGCAATAGCCTTTTCTAAAACATGTAATACATTATTTATAGTGTTTTGGTTAATCTGATTGTTATTTGAATCTAATGGAACTCGTATTCCTATATCTTGAGGGGAACCAAAATGCTGTACTATAGTATTTTTAAATCCTGATTGCACTAAAATATTTTGAATTTTGATGGGATCTATGCTTTTTTCTGA
This genomic interval from Candidatus Blochmannia sp. SNP contains the following:
- the ribD gene encoding bifunctional diaminohydroxyphosphoribosylaminopyrimidine deaminase/5-amino-6-(5-phosphoribosylamino)uracil reductase RibD is translated as MLHDKTYLTRALQLAWKGRFTTMPNPNVGCVIVRNNKIVGEGYHIRAGEAHAEIHALRVAGNLSQGATAYITLEPCSHYGRTPPCTSALISAGIKRVVVAMLDPHFYARGRGLRLLKQAGIEVRHNSLMLSEAESINRGFIKRIRTGLPWIKLKLAASLDGRTAMSSGESKWITSVQARQDVQHFRAESDVILSTASTILADNPKLNVRWSCFSDEIKCVYANNKIRQPLRVIIDSANRVLPTHRIMRYEGKILLVRLKKDHQDWPPAVEQLLLPSINYYGHRRVNLIELMQYLAYREINNIWVEAGATFSGILLDIGLIDELILYQAIKFLGSDARPLCLLPNIKCLNDIKTFKLIDIKNIGPDIRLRLTPKNI
- the secF gene encoding protein translocase subunit SecF, which translates into the protein MNDTYYKIYNFLSWRRIIFFVSIFLFFISCCTMAVRGFNWGLDFTGGILVEIISEKSIDPIKIQNILVQSGFKNTIVQHFGSPQDIGIRVPLDSNNNQINQNTINNVLHVLEKAIAQKFFIKQTNWIGPSVSNQLINTGIIALLVALICILIYITFRFEWRLATGVVVSLIYDIIVVSGTLSLLATKIDSTIIAALMSTIGYSINDKIVIFDRIRENFRRISTLTSIDIFNISLSQVLNRTIITSVTTIMVLFILLIFGGTMLRGFVTTLLLGSIIGTMSSIYIASALAFKLGTTRNHFIKK